The Prionailurus viverrinus isolate Anna chromosome B1, UM_Priviv_1.0, whole genome shotgun sequence genome includes the window cacacacgcacacacacaaacagagagggaaggggggagggtgagagagaggggagagagagagaggggagagagagaggctccccggctccctccctccctcgcacACAGCGACTGGAGACGGACGGAGAGCAACGCGCTGGGAGAGGAGAGACCACCGAGAACAGCCCCGCGCTctcacacatacactcacactcggctctttcctctccccccacctcctcctccttccacccccaccactaacaccatctcctcctccttctctctgcaacaagaaaaaaaaaagccatttacaggtatttttttttgatCCGCATATTTatttatccccccccccaacagtttGTTTACAAGTATTAAAGTTGTAATTGGGAGCTGCCAAGACACATCtggatttgtgtttctttgtgttaGGGGGTGATGTGCAACTAATTAAAGGCAGACTAGCAGCGTCTGCAAATTCTAAGGCTCCCCAAATAAAAAGAGACTGGTAAGtgattgttctttctctttctctggctttttttctcttaaatgtttgCTGTCCGTTGGGATTGTAAAAGTAGATTATTAATGCTGGAGTCCAGCAATAAAAGGCGTCGctgtattaatttattaattaatctGCACCCGCCCCTCCTCCTGAATGTTAAATATGACCTTTGATCTCTATGTCTCTGGTAGACCAGACATACAATATTAGGCATGGACAGTCACATTGTTTAAAGGCAAAACAGGATCATGAAGTACGGTTGTCTAATTTAGCTTTGGAATAGGACTAtagttatttgtgtgtgttttattttgttttttaaagaaaatccaaacAATAGCTGTGGCTTAGGTACCTTTTTCATGCTCCAGAGATGCATTGATTAAACAATAATGACCTGGATACTGGGCACAATCATTTTCTACAGTTTCTGGTGGCATTAAaccttgagggagggagggggaggtgatGGCAATAGGAAAAGCAAGGAAAGCTTGTGTTTGGAAACAGCCCTCTAATACTCTGGAAAAGGgacattaaattatttctttatttggaacaAGGTCAAAAGActaaaatactgaattttttcCCTCCACTCAATGTGATAGCTAATGCATGGTTGGCATAACTAGTTTTTACTGAGTAGCAGTTATTATGGTCTTGCAGTTACAATGTGATTCGCAGAAACTGAAGCTATATGCATCATCTTGCTGTGTCTTCCCCTACCCCCTTCCAAGCATCAAGAATATTTAGCCAGGAGCATTTGGGGGGCACCCTTTGTATTGCCATCAGACCTCTGAAGGGAGCAGTTTTCCCTAATGCGAAACCACAGAGGTGGTTCCTGAGTGATTAGGGGCTTTTGCTGTGATTGAAAGATGCCTGCTAGCTTCTAATCCAGCCTGGGGTGAGGTTCCTTATCTTGATTTACTTTGCCTAATAGGGATTTGTTTACGTAAACCCCTCTTTTTAGGGCACCTCATCAGCAGGTCTTGAAGTTTTTGCACTTGGAGTTTGGGCATAAATGGTTCATTAATCTAATTATAACCATAATTACTATAATTGATATCCATTTTGAACGGAATATTTGAGACTACTGGGCCCCCATTTAGAATGCCCTGAACTCCACATTCCAGGCCAATATGTGGGCTTCAGAAGATGTCACCAAAAGATATtctgctcccccccccaaaatctggAAACAAAGAAACTGGGTTTTTTAGGTTAATATACACTTTATGTCTTTGCATTACTTCTTAAAGGGCTGAGATGTACCTCTTCCTCTGTGATAAACAACTAAAATATCTCTTCCTAAAGCATAATAATGGCCTATAAGCAAAGAGATGAATGCAAATACCCAGTTAACAttaaactttccttttaaaaagagcaaaagaaaaaaaatctttttaaaggttatttcttCAGGTAAACACCACCTTAAGAgatctcccttcctcccccccccccatcttttacTCAATGTAAAAAGCAGTGAGTAtgagagattcttaaaaaaaaaaaaaaaaaaaaaaaaaagtcccatgcTTTCCTCTTGTCTTGGGAAGAGACAGGAGTCTCCATTTGGAATTATTGGGAATATTCTTACAGAGGCTGCAGGCACTTGGTTTAAAACCTGTGACattgtttgtattatttttaaaaatttgtatctagtccatctttcttttctttctttcgttctttctttcttttaaacaagTAGAACACCACCCTCTTACCCCCACCAAGCCCCACCACCAAATGGCTTGTACAATTGAGACCTGTCCTTGGTCCATTGAATTAAGACCCTAACAGAGCCAGCTGTGCTGGGATTCAAACTAATGACcgcagacacagaaggacactgTGGCAGCTGGTAGTTCTTTTTTCCCTGCCTCTTTAGTTCGGATTGTATGTGGGCAGTCTCTCAGCTCTCAGTTGTATTGTGTTTGCTTACAGTTTATACTCGGATGTATTGTAGACTTTCTCAGTACTTCATTTGCTAATTTCCTGTTCATTTTCCTCATAGGGCCATTGCTGTTTTCTACTTTACAGCATTTGCATGCCCAGGCAGCACTTGTTCACACATTTCATAATGTTTAAATGCCCTCTGCTTATAGGTAGTATCGCCCTCCCACCCCTGATTTGCATGTCTTTAGCACTCCAATTGCCCTTTTCCCTCGGCATTTGTCACCCCcgtctttcctctttccctgggTATCCTGGCTATTAATACATTTTCTCTGGAGGGTTATGAGAATAGGGGGGAGGAGCTGCGGTGtgctgtggggtgggagggagtgggttGGGAgcgtgtgtgggggggtgggcgggaatCGGGGGGTCACGTCTTGATGATTGTCATGCAAACGACCTGACGAAGAATGCGGGAGCTCTCAGTGTCTGCGGTGGGGTGGTGAGGGaggctgtttatttatttttaatctttttcctcGTGCAGCTCGTTGGAATGACTTTCTTTATTTTAGTTGTAACAGTTGGAGGATAATGCTAAGGAAGACGCTGCCTGGGAATTCACCGTCTGTGGAAATGCGCCCCAGAGAGGAATAAAGCAGTCCTCACCTTGCTCTCCCCATCCggacccactttcccctcccgcCTCGGCCCCCACCCCGACACCACCatcacccccttccctcccccccacctcccccccttTCCCACCCAGGTGTCGGACCAGGCGGTCCCCACTTCCACCCTGCACCCCTTCTTCCCCCCCTGCACCATGAACACCAATGTCTGCGTGGAGCCCGGGCCGAGCCCGGAGGCCCCGGGCTTGCCCAAGGAAAGCCACCTGCCCGAGGGGGCCCTGAACAGCCTTGTGGATTACAACTCGGAGATGGAGCGCTACCGCTCCTTTGCCACCTCCTTCTACAAGACCAACGGGGGCGCCTTCCCGCAGGCGGCCAAGATCGCGCGCATCACCACCCCCATCTTCCCCagcagcgccgccgccgccgcggccgccgcgcgCATCGGCATGTCCCCCTGGAACTGCGACAACGcggccaccgccgccgccgccaccgccatGCTCTGGGgcagcggcgggggcgggggcggcggcgggggcggcggcggcggcggcgggggcggcgggggcggtggcgggggcggcgggggcggcaggaaatcctcctccgccgccgcctcctcctccgcctcctcctcggCAATCCTCCCCgccggcggtggcggcggcggtggcggcggcggcggtggcggcggcggcggcggcggcagcaggaCCAGCATGCACCACCGAAACGACTCCCAGAGGCTGGGGAAAGCTGGCTGCCCGCCAGAgccgtcgttgcaaatggcaaatacTAATTTCCTCTCCACCTTATCCCCTGAACACTGCAGACCTTTGGCGGGGGAATGCATGAACAAGCTCAAATGCGGCGCTGCTGAAGCAGAGATAATGAATCTCCCCGAGCGCGTGGGGACTTTTTCCGCTATCCCGGCTTTAGGGGGCATCTCATTACCTCCAGGGGTCATCGTCATGACAGCCCTTCACTCCCCCGCAGCAGCCTCAGCAGCCGTCACAGACAGTGCGTTTCAAATTGCCAATCTGGCAGACTGCCCGCAGAatcattcctcctcctcctcgtcctcctcagGGGGAGCTAGCGGAGCCAACCCGGccaagaagaagaggaaaaggtgtGGGGTCTGCGTGCCCTGCAAGAGGCTCATCAACTGTGGCGTCTGCAGCAGTTGCAGGAACCGCAAAACGGGACACCAGATCTGcaaatttagaaaatgtgaaGAGCTAAAGAAAAAACCTGGCACTTCACTAGAGGTCAGAGGAGATGATTTCTTGTTTCCCagtctccccccttccctcctcactcccctctcttctccccttcagGGCTTCTTGTCTGGCTTGAAGATGCAGTACCCCTTTCCTGAAGCTTCCTTCAGGTTGTAAGATACAGTCGCAGGTGGTTGCGAGGGCACGGCCTCTCCACCACCCTCCCCAGCTGCACTTCGCGTGGAACTGGCCTccagatggggggaggggtgcgccCCTCCTTTTTATCTGTGGTGGTAAACTAATgtaattggtttaaaaaaatcagaagtttcACATTCAGTATGGTCAAAAATGCCCCCCTCCCTCTTAGTATTAGTTTTAAAAGCACCTCTGCCCAAAGGATTGGACACTTCGcgttttatatacttttataggCTAAGGGAGACTTCTTAGTGGCCCAGTTATAACAGTGAGGGCACAGTTTGTGGCACAAAAGCCTATCGTTCCATTAAAACACAATCGGGGTGATCATTGAAGCTGAAATACATGCTTTCGAAAGGGTGTTCTACCCCCTtctagaatagtttttttttttttctctctaccgTGATAAAAAAcgtttctattttccattttctgcatATCTGGtgttttttttgagaaagcagaaataatatgGAAAGCTGAACACCACCTGCAATTTTTAAGAAGGATGTGTCTAAGAATAAAGGGACGAAATTAGTTCAGTTCGGGCAGGTGATGGTAATTCTATTTAAGAATTGTTTCACGTAGTTTCAGAAACAAATGATTCCAAAAAAATTTGGTTACCAAAGTATATTTCCTTTGGGCTCTGCATCTGACAAAGTAACCATTTTTGTGGTCACAAAATTGTTCTATACACCAAGCACAGTTTCGACTGATACCCAAGATGGTcaataatagtttctttttcctaTATGACCTTACAACAGGCATGTACTGATTACCACTAAAGTAATTGTTAAATTAGGCTTTTAATTATGTTAAATACAAGGAGTGATGTGTCTGGTGGAAATTTCATATGGTAACTTGatcaaaacaaaaagggaaaaaatgtacaATCATAGGTAAATGGTTTTAGTGGAATGTTTAACaaagaaatatggaaaagtaATCGTATTTAGTCCCTTGATAAAATTTGCAGAGTAGATGGCAGGATGTTCATATATCCTTGAGAATGTAGATAGTGGATTTAGCATTTGGGAATGTTCTATGGGTCAGGTTATACAGTGAGACTGGCTCTCACAAGTTGTTATCAGAGGGCACTtgcacattctttttaaaaattgcgaGCACTGTTTCAAGGAGTTTTCTCCATGAAGGAGAACCTCTTTAAAAGGTTAAAAGAGGAAAGTTAAAGAATTCTGTTGCAGGTTTGAACACAAAtaagatacagatttttttttaagttttattaatataCAAAGCAAATGGCACTTTGGGATTccaaaaaaaaccacagtgaTGTATTGCTATCATTATTGATTGTGATCAGGTCCATCAAAACTTGCACTTACTCCTCCTTATAAGAGAATCCATCTCTTTGTCAAGAGTTTGACTTTACTTCAGAGTGGTTTACTACATTTCCTTTGGCAACGCTGCTTAAACAAAGATAATAGCAATTATCAAAATGCAGGTCTATCTATTTTCTTAGGTGGCAAAAActagtttttagtttttgaattGTGTTTTTCTGGATTAATTTATTGCAAATTACCTCTAGGTCTCTAAGGCCTATGGGAATTAAAATTCAGTTCATGGTAAAATTTCCTGTTAATGCCCAGTTGATAAGGACTAGatggctttatttttcctctttaactATATAGTATGTAGCATAATAGATTTCCTGTTGCAAGTAGGCTACACCTTCAGCTAGACCCATGGCCCAGCCTGCATCCCGATTTAGAGTATGCAGTGGGTAGGACCACTGAATAATTCTGATTTACTTAGTAAATAACCACTCTGAAGGAGCTTAATGTGGCTATCAATAGGTTTTCTGCACAAGTTTCTATGCTGATTTATCAGTCTAGACAAATTTCAtaaatgtccatttttttctcatttgggtAGTTTTCCCACAGACTTGTTGTGATGTTTAAATTCCTTAGACAGTTTGATCACAGATGATCCCATAGTActaccttttcttttaaatccacGTGCACAAAAGTTCTGTTGATCTTCAGAAAATGGGGTGTGGGTGAGAAGGGAAACAAATTTCAGTCTTCATAGAGCTCTCTGAAGATGTTTTCCTAACTACATACTCCTTCCTACAAGAAGGTCATGGTTCAAGGCTAAGATTGTTAGTGGAATGCTATTtggcagaaagaaaaagtttgggggaggggttttgttttgttttttaattggctAAGACTCTATctagcttattttaaaaaggcaatggcAGCCTTAAGCACATGTGTAACCACACAGTTATGGTTGTAGGAAACCAGCTGGATGCATGTCAGAGTGACAGGGTTTACATGACTGAACCAAAGCTGGAGCAGTGTTTGCTGGTGGGTGAAAAGTCCCCTGCTGACCTGCTTCCCTCTCTAATTTGGTTCCTGTAAGTTATCATCATCTGTGGAGATGTTTTAGAGATTGGATAGACTCCCTGGCTGAGGATAATGATTTGGGGTTTCATTATGGGTATTACCTGTGGACTTCAGGTTTAAGTTCAGTAGCTAATATTGGTTGGCTTTAAGTTATGGACACCAATTAATAATTGCATCATAATCATTAGTTTTATTCTTACTTATCATTTCAAACCTCATGAGTCCTTCTTTCCATTGACTTATTCTCCTCCCAAAGACTGGAGGCTTAATCAGATTTTCAGGGTGAGTAAACTGAAATTAACACAGATTCACATGGATGTTTTGGGATTCTTGCCCACATTTTTTAAAGCCTCCTCTCTGGCATTCCTTTTAGAACAACCTaacttattttcacattttcctgcttCATCTCATGTTAAGAGCATCTTAATGCCTtggaaatatgtttataaaatcaCCCTCTTGATAATATTCCATAAGATAACAATGcacataaaacaaatttagttTTTCTGTGATACTGTGTATTTGCATAGAACACTGTTCATTTAGTCAATTACTGTATTAAAAACTTGTCACTAATTATTCAAAGCAGTTATTACAAATACTATATGCCCTTTTTGCAACAAAACTTACCTTAAAAACTTGCATCCTAAGTGATCAATATTAAATTGAGAGGTTTTAATAAACATGTGATTATGCATTATGATAATAAGTTACATAATAGCACTTTGTCTCATGGAAAGGTAATCAATCCTTCAGTTTTCAGATTCACAGTAGTTACATTTCTGATATGAAgatctaactttttaaaatatctcagcCTCATATGACTCAAGGGATAGAATCATCCCTTGGGCAACCCCAGCCTCTTAGTCCCTGAACATTGTTCAGGTGACATGATTGATCTCTGTGGGACAGCATTAGAGACCACACAGATCTGGTTTCTCTCCCATTAGCTGATTTATGGAATTACATTAGTAAGCAGCACCTCAGGAgatttccctgcccccacccttggCTCTCAGCTCTAAGTTACACACTGGCATCACAAGCTGGAGAAGGGGCTTGAAAAGGGTACCTTAGAGGGAAGAGACTGAGAAACTAGAAactcaagaaaaagaacaatttcaatcaatttcctctcttttctctcattaaaaaatgtatctgcTGAATATACAGGCCAACATTTTTGGTTGTGCTTCTCAGGAGTTTGGTGGAAAACATCCAAATATTGCCCCAAACTTGATAACTTGATTTTTTTGAGGAGTGTTTTAGGGGAGGAGGAACACGTTTCTTTATATATGCTATTAAGTTCTGAGAGCCCCAGCCACCCAAATGACAATTGTAGAATTCTGGACAAAGCATTGTCTGCAAGGGAGATGGTTCCTGTTTCCCAAAGAAGTTCATTTGTAGACCATGTATAAAATAGGGTGTCCTTCACACTCAGCATCTGTCTAGTTAAATAATTGACCATGTTAATAAGTTTTTGAAGTTTGGTGActtttacataaaaaatttatAGGTAAATACGGATGTTTCCTATCTTAAAGTGAAACATCCACCAGTTTGTCATtttatatcataatttaaaaatgataatttaaaaattatcatttaatttaatttaaaaattctcaatttttagtttcaaaaatcaaaaacatgCCAGTTTATAAAAGcgtaaatttttgttttactctcAAAATGCGAATATATAACTatcaagggaaagaggaaagttTTCAATCAACTTAAACAAAATGATAGGATATTAACAGGTGGGTAATGTAGAAATAATGTAGGAAAACGATCCTGAATTTCATAAGTGATAAGaaaaaagttcagaaaagttTAACTTTGACTAAAGTCAACTAGATTTGTGGTCAAGGCATCGTACTGTCATACAAGTCCTGTGCGATTTTCCTTCTATCACTAGATTTAGTGCAAGGTGGtccaaagttgtttttaaaaggacCATACATTTTCAATAATTCCTAAATGCAAATAATACCCCCACCCATCCAAATATCATGAAACTTCTAAGCAATCTTTGGCATGGCAATTaggaatagtaaaataaaaataattaaaattcatatttaaggTATCCTGTAGGAATGTTTGGGTGAAATTCAACTGTCCTCAAACAAAATACAAACCAATAAGCAACCAGAAAGCCAATCAGAACAAATCCATAAAAACGACAACAAATTTTAGGCTAACCAGATAAAAATAttggacattttaaataagaatgaagAGTGTATCTATTGattaggaaaataaacaaaagttacTTGATTCCTAAACTTTTTGATGAGCTGATTACAGAAACAGTGCTGTATATTTTGGTTAGCCTTAGTCAGCTGTTTTCCTGGGTGAATAGTTAGGAGTTTTGTATAGTCAGACTTACAGAATGATATTaacagagtaaattaaaaaaaaatcgtctGTCCACTAAAAATGGAAAGGAGTGCAAACAGGTGGGCATTTCATCCATATTTGCTCTAGTTTGCCAGGTTGGAGACTGATGATCTATATGGGAGTGACCCTGGAAACCCTGTAGGATATCCCTTCTGGATTCACAAGTAATATAAACTACTTGTGTAGGTcgaaatgtgtttttaaaaactcttttgaAATAGTTGGTACTTAGAACTGTTCAAACTGTTCAGACTCAGTTGGTTAGATTGTCTGAATGCATAGTTCGTTTTTACCCGAAAACAATTCACTTTTTAATCTTGCTTTGAGAAAGCATAACAAAATGTCCTACTGTCCAATAAATTTCACAAGAGTGTAAATGCTtccattttttacatgttttcttatATTATGCAAAACATTAAACTAATACACTCATTATGTAAAAATATCTAATCAAATTAGTAGCTTAAATTCAAGAGTTAGTGAATGGCCCAAGTATATATCTACATTGGATAAAGGACTCACATctcttttagttttcctttatttttagattagtcattaaaagacaaaaatgcacCCAAAATAATGGTAAACTCTTCCATTTTTATGTGGGATTTTCAGTCACTGATTAGAATGTAGATGATCTTGGTTGGGAACGTGGAACACTTGAGAAAATACCATCTTTtacaaacatttgttttcaaGAATACTTTTTATTGTAATCAGTGTAAATTTTGAAGATTTCGCATATGTGTAATTTTATTCCTTCACTTGTTTTGTGGTGCTTCTGTTCATTCTTGACATAGTTTTTCATCTGGCATTATGCTCTTGTCCTTATgagtttcaaaatatttggggGAGCGGCACAAGGGTGGTCTATCTTTCAGTCGTATCTCGTTCCATCACATACAAACACCTGTCCTAAAATTGAATTATTCTGCACGTTAATCGACAAGCCTCCCTCCATTCAGCATCAtatgttttctgttgtttattgAGTTATGTTGCACCATACTTCAGATGCGACAGCCATTTAATAATGTTGAAGACTTAGCTCTGCAGGGGCTAAAAGGATCCCAGCAGGCTTGTTAACTTCTACTCTAAAACattatgagaatttttttttcctctgtgaaacTTTGGAGCTTTCCCTTAATTTGTTTTAACAGCCTGAGAATCTGAAGCCAGGTATGAGAGCGAGCCTGTTAAATTtgtcctgtttttccttttcttaatatttaatgcatttatttcaCATTACATTACTGACTCTAAAGCAAATGGCAAagcaaaaattacttttttaaggaAGTAATATTCAAGATGTATTTCTTTGATATAAAACCAAATACAGATTATATTAGGAAAGTATACTACTAGTTTCatggcttttcatttcttttataattaaaaattatattcggGCCATGTGGCCACATTTAGATGATGTGTTATGGGAAGAGC containing:
- the CXXC4 gene encoding CXXC-type zinc finger protein 4; amino-acid sequence: MNTNVCVEPGPSPEAPGLPKESHLPEGALNSLVDYNSEMERYRSFATSFYKTNGGAFPQAAKIARITTPIFPSSAAAAAAAARIGMSPWNCDNAATAAAATAMLWGSGGGGGGGGGGGGGGGGGGGGGGGGGGGRKSSSAAASSSASSSAILPAGGGGGGGGGGGGGGGGGGSRTSMHHRNDSQRLGKAGCPPEPSLQMANTNFLSTLSPEHCRPLAGECMNKLKCGAAEAEIMNLPERVGTFSAIPALGGISLPPGVIVMTALHSPAAASAAVTDSAFQIANLADCPQNHSSSSSSSSGGASGANPAKKKRKRCGVCVPCKRLINCGVCSSCRNRKTGHQICKFRKCEELKKKPGTSLERTPVPSAEAFRWFF